A segment of the Lelliottia amnigena genome:
TTCGCCAGCTTTATGGCTTGCGAGCTACAACAGGCCAAAATCCCCTATGCAATTAACGCGGATTTTCAGTTTTATGACGGGGAAGAGGGGGCGTGGCGGTCGGCACCAGAACCGTTATTGCAGGTGATGATGACACCGGTTTGCGAAAAGCCCGACGAGACGCCGGGCCATCATGCGGTTAAACCATCTGCTCGTGATGCGGTTCACGCGACGCCAGCGGTAGCCAGCAAAGCAAAATCAGCAGCCCCATCAGCGTCATCAGCAGGCCAAGGCTAGCCTGACCGGTCTGTGGCATCATCGCTGAAAGCCAGGCCAGCGCGCCGGAACCGATATTTTGCAAACCGCCCACCAGCGCGCCCGCGGTGCCGGCGAGGAACGGAAACGGCTCCATCGCGCCGCTGGTGGCCAGCGGAAACAGCATACCTGCACCAAAGAAGAACAGCGCGGCGGGGATCAGCAGCGTCCAGACCGTCATCACCCCAAGCAAACCGGGGATCCACATCATCACGCCAGCCAGCAAGCAGCTGATTACCGATTGCCACATCAGCGTCGAAAAGCGCTTATTCGGGCGACCGGCGAACCATGCGCCAAAAAATGCCGCCGGAATCGGCAGGATAAACAGAATACTCACCACCATGCTGCTCAGCCCCAAACCCGCGCCCAGCAGCACGCCGGAGCACGCCTCGAACACCGCAATGCCTGCCAGGCCACCAATCAGCATCAGCAGATAACAGCTGAACGCCCCATTGCCAAAAAGCGTTTTATAGTTGGCGATAAGTTTTGTGCGCGGTGCGCCAACTGGACGCGTTTCGGGCATCCAGCGCGCCATGCTGAACGTAACGATGATGCACAGCACCAGCAGGAAAGCGTAACAGGCGCGCCATGACCAGATGCTGTCCAGCACGCCGCCAACCAGCGGAGCCAGCAACGGGCTGACCAGAATACCCATGTTCAGCAGGCTATTCGCGTGGCGCAGCTGCGTGCCTTGATACATATCGCGCGGCAGCGTTCTGGCCATCACGCCGCCCACGCCGGTTCCCATGCCTTGCAGCGCGCTGGCGGCAATCAGAAGGGTCAGGCTGTGCGTCGTCATGGCGATCGCCGTGGCCAGCATGAAAATCGACATCCCAACCAGGATCACCGGACGACGCCCGACGCGGTCGGACAGCGGCCCGTAGAAGAGTTGCGATACGCCATAGGTCAGCAGATAGGCGGCCATTACGCTTTGGACTGCGCCTTCGCGCACGCTGAGATCCTTTGCCATGTCGGCAATGGCCGGAATATAAATGGTTTGCGCCATCTGACCGACGGCCACCAGTAACACCAGCATCAACAGTAAATTAACGTTCCGTTGTTTTTTCATGTCGCTAAATACGTTCGCCAAAAGAGATAAATGAAGAATAAGTGACTACGGTTTGCCGTAATTGCGCGTGGAATCTACCACAGCGGCGTGACGAATTAATCATTACAAAGGTGAATGATTGAGCGGGATAAGGCAGGATTTATAAACAATGCTCGGCAACTTATGTTGCCAGCAGGTCAGGGTAAACGGGGGGCGTTATACCGCGCAAAAAAGGCGGTGTGTGATGCGCGGCTCATCGGCGACCAGGCTAAACCCAGCACGATGGTAAAATCCGTACGCGGCCTTTGGTGCATGAGTATTGAGGAAATCAAACCAGATGCTGGCATCGGCCATCACCACCGCAAGCAGCTGTTTGCCGATCCCCAGGCCACGGCACTTTTCGCTGATGTAAAGATGGCGGATGCGCCCGGCCCGAGGCTGCTGGCTAAAGGGATCGCGGTTGATTCCGCACACGCCGACCAGCTTCCCGTTCAGAAATGCACCCAGCAGCTTTTCACCCGGCGCGTTAAAGCGGTTTTCGCCGCGCTGCCAGTTCTCTTCGAGCCTGTGCAGCATAGTGAAATTTAGCGCGAGGCTTTCCGCTTTTAGGGCTATATAGCCCGGTTCATCAGGGGTAATAGGCTCAATTAACAAACGCGACATAGCATTCCCTCGTGATTAAAGAGGGGCGGTTGCCCGCCCCTCTCAGGTGCGACTTGAACCTGAACTACCGCAGGTATTTCAGGACGGCATCAAGCAGTTGCAGTACCGCAACAATGAGTCTGAGGATAAGTATCACCATATCCACGGCGCCCATACGCGTCTCCTTTTAGTCAAAAGGAGCACGGTGCTGACGTACCTCTCCGCCGCCTGTTGCCAGCACCTTTATTGACGTAACACAGTGTGCTCACTTCAGGGGTTAAGGCACTGACGGCACCACCCGTTTCAGCCAGGACTTCGTTGCGCCGGTGTACTGCTTGCGGCCCCCTTACGCACTGCGAACAACATCAGTATAGATAAATACTGTATGCATGAACAGGTATTTGTGGACAAAATTCAACGGGCGATCCATACTCCATTACGTCAAAATCCGTGCCTGAAATTGCGCGTTCGTCGCCGATCGCGTATACTTTGTGCGTTGACGTAACACAGTGTGTTCTGCGGAAACCAACCGCATAACCCTGAAAAAACCTCGCTCCGGCGGGGTTTTTTGTTTTCTGTTCTATCCATAAAAACTGCTGGATTAGCGAGGGTTCTGCTATTTGGCTTCGCTGTGGACTAGTTAGGATCGCTTAAGCAACTCTATTTAAAGGAGAGGTATTAGGCTCATTTTGTAAGATAACACCACTAAATTTATAAACTCATATAACGACTAATAGCCCTCAAGTAATTAAATTGTTCCGCCTATAATAGTAATAAATAAAAGCTAGCCAACTTATTATTTACGTGAATGTTTAGTTTAAATAATTTCACTGGTTTGAATTCCAGAGATTTTCATTGT
Coding sequences within it:
- a CDS encoding N-acetyltransferase GCN5 → MSRLLIEPITPDEPGYIALKAESLALNFTMLHRLEENWQRGENRFNAPGEKLLGAFLNGKLVGVCGINRDPFSQQPRAGRIRHLYISEKCRGLGIGKQLLAVVMADASIWFDFLNTHAPKAAYGFYHRAGFSLVADEPRITHRLFCAV
- the emrD gene encoding multidrug resistance protein D is translated as MKKQRNVNLLLMLVLLVAVGQMAQTIYIPAIADMAKDLSVREGAVQSVMAAYLLTYGVSQLFYGPLSDRVGRRPVILVGMSIFMLATAIAMTTHSLTLLIAASALQGMGTGVGGVMARTLPRDMYQGTQLRHANSLLNMGILVSPLLAPLVGGVLDSIWSWRACYAFLLVLCIIVTFSMARWMPETRPVGAPRTKLIANYKTLFGNGAFSCYLLMLIGGLAGIAVFEACSGVLLGAGLGLSSMVVSILFILPIPAAFFGAWFAGRPNKRFSTLMWQSVISCLLAGVMMWIPGLLGVMTVWTLLIPAALFFFGAGMLFPLATSGAMEPFPFLAGTAGALVGGLQNIGSGALAWLSAMMPQTGQASLGLLMTLMGLLILLCWLPLASREPHHEQMV
- a CDS encoding toxic peptide TisB — its product is MGAVDMVILILRLIVAVLQLLDAVLKYLR